The following proteins are co-located in the Eubalaena glacialis isolate mEubGla1 chromosome 14, mEubGla1.1.hap2.+ XY, whole genome shotgun sequence genome:
- the LOC133105014 gene encoding basic proline-rich protein-like, translating to MAAPGSWTDCSKPLPLPALPVSTSHGQTCWGKCRLLTGSSDPKMLELGPGPGLGPGPETEPHQPLFTGSTDVSPKTEIPGCGPRDVSGFPGALVGLSRSLSTTQLLALPPGGETHAPSRRAARPTHPPAGRRDPRTLPPGGWTHAPSRRAAGPTHPPAGRLDPRTLPPGGETHAPSRRAARPTHPPAGRPDPRTLPPGGRTHAPSRRAARPTHPPAGRPDPRTLPPGGETHAPSRRAAGPTHPPAGRRDPRTLPPGGRTHAPSRRAAGPTHPPAGRRDPRTLPPGGWTHAPSRRAAGPTHPPAGRRDPRTLPPGGETHAPSRRAAGPTHPPAGRRDPRTLPPGGETHAPSRRAARPTHPPAGRPDPRTLPPGGETHAPSRRAARPTHPPAGRPDPRTLPPGGETHAPSRRAAGPTHPPAGRRDPRTLPPGGETHAPSRRAARPTHPPAGRLDPRTLPPGGETHAPSRRAARPTHPPAGRRDPRTLPPGGRTHAPSRRAAGPTHPPAGRRDPRTLPPGGETHAPSRRAARPTHPPAGRRDPRTLPRYFPQTAEASAPTFKRLNRVVKITWPLESGGLGFSAVP from the exons TGCAGACTGCTCACAGGCTCCTCGGACCCCAAGATGCTGGAgctggggccggggccggggctggggccgGGGCCCGAGACAGAGCCCCATCAGCCCctttttacag GCAGCACTGATGTGTCGCCTAAAACCGAGATTCCTGGATGTGGGCCCCGGGACGTGTCT GGTTTCCCAGGAGCCCTGGTCGGTCTCAG CCGCAGCTTGAGCACAACGCAGCTTCTAGCCCTCCCGCCGGGCGGCGAGACCCACGCACCCTCCCGCCGGGCGGCGAGACCCACGCACCCTCCCGCCGGGCGGCGAGACCCACGCACCCTCCCGCCGGGCGGCTGGACCCACGCACCCTCCCGCCGGGCGGCTGGACCCACGCACCCTCCCGCCGGGCGGCTGGACCCACGCACCCTCCCGCCGGGCGGCGAGACCCACGCACCCTCCCGCCGGGCGGCGAGACCCACGCACCCTCCCGCCGGGCGGCCGGACCCACGCACCCTCCCGCCGGGCGGCCGGACCCACGCACCCTCCCGCCGGGCGGCGAGACCCACGCACCCTCCCGCCGGGCGGCCGGACCCACGCACCCTCCCGCCGGGCGGCGAGACCCACGCACCCTCCCGCCGGGCGGCCGGACCCACGCACCCTCCCGCCGGGCGGCGAGACCCACGCACCCTCCCGCCGGGCGGCCGGACCCACGCACCCTCCCGCCGGGCGGCCGGACCCACGCACCCTCCCGCCGGGCGGCGAGACCCACGCACCCTCCCGCCGGGCGGCTGGACCCACGCACCCTCCCGCCGGGCGGCTGGACCCACGCACCCTCCCGCCGGGCGGCGAGACCCACGCACCCTCCCGCCGGGCGGCGAGACCCACGCACCCTCCCGCCGGGCGGCCGGACCCACGCACCCTCCCGCCGGGCGGCGAGACCCACGCACCCTCCCGCCGGGCGGCGAGACCCACGCACCCTCCCGCCGGGCGGCGAGACCCACGCACCCTCCCGCCGGGCGGCCGGACCCACGCACCCTCCCGCCGGGCGGCGAGACCCACGCACCCTCCCGCCGGGCGGCGAGACCCACGCACCCTCCCGCCGGGCGGCCGGACCCACGCACCCTCCCGCCGGGCGGCGAGACCCACGCACCCTCCCGCCGGGCGGCCGGACCCACGCACCCTCCCGCCGGGCGGCGAGACCCACGCACCCTCCCGCCGGGCGGCGAGACCCACGCACCCTCCCGCCGGGCGGCGAGACCCACGCACCCTCCCGCCGGGCGGCTGGACCCACGCACCCTCCCGCCGGGCGGCGAGACCCACGCACCCTCCCGCCGGGCGGCTAGACCCACGCACCCTCCCGCCGGGCGGCGAGACCCACGCACCCTCCCGCCGGGCGGCCGGACCCACGCACCCTCCCGCCGGGCGGCCGGACCCACGCACCCTCCCGCCGGGCGGCGAGACCCACGCACCCTCCCGCCGGGCGGCGAGACCCACGCACCCTCCCGCCGGGCGGCTAGACCCACGCACCCTCCCGCCGGGCGGCGAGACCCACGCACCCTCCCACGCTACTTCCCCCAAACAGCCGAGGCCTCGGCGCCCACGTTCAAGAGACTCAACCGTGTTGTGAAAATCACGTGGCCTTTGGAATCTGGAGGTCTGGGTTTCAGTGCAGTTCCATga